One window of Vibrio sinaloensis genomic DNA carries:
- a CDS encoding pilin produces MYLGRANGFTLIELMIVVAVISLLSAVAIPQYQVYVKKAALSSALTSATAYKVLIEDEIAFSGRFPALARDFAIGTIRAESAPLATGTATNDVTVAITQGSATGQSITLERDANGVWRCKTSSSVSIAGCG; encoded by the coding sequence GATCGAACTCATGATCGTGGTTGCGGTTATCAGCCTTCTCTCTGCGGTTGCTATTCCGCAGTACCAAGTTTATGTAAAGAAAGCGGCACTCAGTAGCGCATTGACCTCAGCAACCGCCTATAAAGTGTTGATCGAGGACGAAATCGCATTTAGTGGACGATTTCCGGCACTGGCTCGTGATTTTGCTATCGGTACCATTCGTGCCGAATCAGCACCTTTGGCAACAGGTACAGCGACCAATGATGTTACCGTCGCAATTACCCAAGGCTCTGCGACAGGGCAAAGCATCACACTCGAACGCGATGCCAATGGTGTTTGGCGCTGCAAGACTTCAAGCAGCGTCTCGATTGCAGGATGCGGATAA
- the pilB gene encoding type IV-A pilus assembly ATPase PilB produces the protein MQSDLLTTLTHAKLITPAQQHQLTQAAQQSDQPLLDLLLDSTQISEATLAKHLAQVYSLPVISLSDFDYLAASRQLALNSLLHRFHAAVIALEAQTLRLAVADPCQQELEQAFRFATGMTIELAIADWTSIKQAIQQLPCSSPSSSSHTPIQANQLSDLVTLSADEQRDDDDLSHDNAPVSRYIQQVLLDAVARRASDIHFEPYEQTYRVRLRCDGLLIAAEQPSYQLSRRLAARLKILAKLDIAERRLPQDGRLKLRLNHQVSVDMRVSTLPTLFGEKVVLRILDNRAMELDIDALGFNHTQKQTYLTALSKPQGMILLTGPTGSGKTVSLYAALNHLNAEHVNIATAEDPIEISLPGINQVQVQPEIGLDFSQALRAFLRQDPDIIMVGEVRDINTAKMAFKAAQTGHLVLATLHTNSAAQSIERLINMGIEPFNLASSLSLVIAQRLVRKLCPHCKRSDSAHTHLAMSLDLSDQEPIFSANVQGCQHCNFGYLGRTAIYEVLPVTSVIAEAIARRATAQQLNALALEQGLQNLKQSGSEKLRSGITSLAELQRTLLV, from the coding sequence ATGCAGAGCGATCTACTCACCACCCTCACTCATGCTAAGCTCATTACCCCGGCACAGCAGCATCAGTTGACGCAGGCGGCGCAACAGAGTGATCAGCCACTTCTCGACCTTCTGCTTGATAGCACCCAGATCAGCGAAGCAACACTTGCCAAACATCTGGCACAGGTGTATTCGCTACCGGTCATCTCACTCTCAGACTTTGACTACCTAGCAGCGAGCCGGCAACTGGCATTAAACTCATTGCTACACAGGTTTCATGCCGCGGTTATTGCCCTCGAAGCGCAAACCTTACGACTGGCGGTTGCTGACCCGTGCCAACAAGAACTTGAGCAGGCATTTCGCTTTGCTACCGGCATGACCATTGAACTGGCCATTGCTGATTGGACCTCCATCAAACAAGCGATACAGCAGTTACCCTGTTCATCGCCATCATCCTCGTCTCACACGCCTATCCAAGCGAATCAGCTGAGCGACCTAGTGACACTGAGCGCTGATGAACAACGAGACGACGATGATCTTAGCCACGATAACGCCCCCGTCAGTCGCTACATTCAACAAGTGTTGCTCGACGCGGTAGCCAGACGCGCTTCTGATATTCACTTCGAACCTTATGAACAGACCTATCGAGTCCGACTGCGTTGTGACGGCCTGCTGATCGCGGCTGAGCAACCCTCGTATCAGTTGAGCCGACGCCTCGCCGCTCGACTCAAAATTTTGGCAAAACTCGACATCGCCGAGCGCAGATTGCCACAAGATGGTCGACTTAAACTGCGCTTAAACCATCAAGTTTCGGTCGATATGCGCGTCTCAACCTTACCGACCCTGTTTGGTGAAAAAGTAGTGTTGCGCATTCTTGATAATCGCGCAATGGAGCTGGATATCGATGCTCTAGGATTCAATCACACCCAAAAGCAGACGTATTTAACCGCACTGAGCAAACCACAAGGAATGATTTTGCTCACCGGCCCAACGGGAAGTGGCAAAACAGTTTCACTCTACGCCGCGCTGAATCATCTCAATGCCGAACACGTCAACATTGCCACCGCAGAAGACCCTATCGAGATTTCCCTGCCTGGCATCAATCAAGTGCAAGTTCAGCCTGAGATTGGCCTAGACTTTAGCCAAGCGTTGCGCGCCTTTCTACGCCAAGACCCAGACATCATTATGGTCGGTGAGGTGCGTGATATTAATACCGCGAAAATGGCGTTCAAAGCCGCGCAGACCGGTCACCTAGTGTTAGCGACGTTACATACTAACTCTGCTGCACAATCCATTGAACGTTTAATCAATATGGGCATTGAACCCTTTAATCTCGCCTCCAGCCTCTCTTTGGTCATTGCTCAACGTCTGGTACGAAAGTTGTGCCCACACTGTAAGCGAAGCGATAGCGCCCACACTCATCTCGCCATGTCGCTGGATTTATCAGACCAAGAACCTATCTTTAGCGCTAACGTGCAGGGCTGCCAACACTGTAACTTTGGCTACCTGGGACGAACGGCAATCTATGAAGTTCTCCCAGTGACTTCTGTCATAGCCGAAGCCATCGCTCGCCGCGCCACCGCTCAACAACTCAATGCCCTTGCCTTAGAGCAGGGCTTACAGAATTTAAAACAGTCTGGCAGTGAAAAGCTACGCTCTGGGATAACTAGTCTCGCTGAGCTGCAAAGAACACTACTGGTTTAG
- a CDS encoding type II secretion system F family protein, with amino-acid sequence MIRPKSAHKLYRFDWQGIDHSGTRHVGSELTTSEETLKQTLQTQQVSLLTVKRRSLSTFSRWQHSARKHDITAITRQLATLLDSGVTLTQALKLIAQGQKKAEVQWIMLQLCRCVEAGTPISQAMQQTHPLFDRFYLNQIKVAEQSGQLSRVMKGLARYQEEGQRLRAKLKAAMIYPSIVMTTAAIVTYLMLTLVVPQFKSMFVGLGAELPWFTQQVLTLSEWVAAFGGYLILLTLALILAVTKLFGVSSRLRRYASGYSLKIPIVGSLQADGALHRFSHSLAINVSAGIPIHQGLTSAINTIHHSYYHHALSAVYQDVLAGVPMHMALRQSQRFPALMIQMIMVGEESGQLEKMLFKLANIYQLQIDTQVELLEKSLEPILVLILGLMVGSLVVAMYLPIFNLMNVLG; translated from the coding sequence ATGATTCGACCTAAATCAGCACATAAACTCTACCGTTTTGATTGGCAAGGCATTGACCACTCCGGCACCCGTCATGTGGGTTCGGAGCTGACCACCAGTGAAGAGACGCTCAAGCAGACACTACAGACCCAGCAGGTTTCTCTGCTCACGGTCAAACGCCGCTCACTGTCAACCTTTAGCCGTTGGCAACATAGCGCTCGCAAACACGACATAACTGCGATAACCCGCCAACTAGCAACGCTACTAGACAGTGGAGTCACGCTCACTCAGGCGCTTAAACTCATCGCCCAAGGTCAGAAGAAAGCGGAGGTGCAATGGATCATGCTGCAACTGTGTCGATGTGTCGAAGCGGGCACGCCAATTTCTCAGGCCATGCAGCAAACCCACCCGTTGTTTGATCGTTTCTACCTGAACCAGATCAAAGTTGCCGAGCAAAGCGGCCAACTGAGTCGGGTAATGAAAGGCTTAGCACGGTATCAGGAAGAGGGCCAGAGGTTGAGGGCCAAGCTAAAAGCCGCCATGATCTACCCATCCATTGTGATGACCACCGCAGCGATAGTGACCTACTTAATGCTGACGCTGGTTGTCCCTCAGTTTAAATCAATGTTTGTTGGGCTCGGCGCCGAATTGCCTTGGTTCACTCAACAAGTCCTGACTCTGTCAGAGTGGGTCGCTGCGTTCGGCGGCTATCTAATCCTGCTCACCCTTGCGCTTATCCTAGCCGTCACTAAACTGTTTGGAGTATCGTCGCGCTTGCGCCGATATGCCAGTGGCTACTCGCTCAAAATTCCGATTGTCGGCTCATTGCAAGCCGATGGTGCTTTGCATCGATTCAGCCACTCTCTGGCGATCAATGTCAGCGCAGGCATCCCGATACACCAAGGCCTAACCAGCGCTATCAACACGATTCACCACAGCTATTACCATCATGCGCTTAGCGCTGTCTATCAAGATGTGTTGGCAGGAGTGCCGATGCACATGGCTTTACGTCAAAGCCAGCGGTTTCCAGCGTTAATGATTCAAATGATCATGGTCGGGGAAGAGTCTGGTCAGCTTGAGAAGATGTTGTTCAAACTGGCTAACATCTACCAATTGCAAATCGACACTCAGGTTGAACTGCTTGAAAAGTCTCTTGAACCCATCTTGGTGTTAATTTTGGGCTTGATGGTCGGAAGTTTAGTGGTCGCGATGTACCTACCTATCTTTAACTTAATGAATGTCTTAGGATAG
- a CDS encoding prepilin peptidase: MDIFSYYPWLFPALATIFGLVIGSFLNVVIHRLPLMMEREWRQECAESFPEYQIEPPQGTFNLSIPRSRCPYCQHPVAIGDNIPLLGWLRLKGRCRHCSEKISARYPLVECLSATLSFILAYQLGFSYFSLALLLFTFTLIAATFIDLDTLLLPDQLTLPLTWAGITLALVNISPVSLQDSVIGAIAGYLCLWSVYWLFKLLTGKEGMGYGDFKLLAALGAWLGWQHLPLIILLSSIVGLIFGLIQLRLKRQGIDKAFPFGPYLAIAGWISMMWGDAIMSWYLHNWLGI, from the coding sequence ATGGATATTTTTAGTTACTACCCATGGCTGTTTCCAGCTCTAGCCACTATTTTTGGCCTTGTTATCGGCAGCTTTCTTAATGTGGTGATCCACCGCCTGCCTCTGATGATGGAGCGAGAATGGCGCCAAGAGTGCGCAGAAAGCTTTCCCGAGTACCAAATTGAGCCACCTCAAGGAACGTTTAACTTAAGCATCCCTAGATCTCGTTGCCCTTATTGCCAACACCCCGTCGCCATTGGTGACAATATTCCCTTACTCGGTTGGTTGCGCCTTAAAGGTCGATGTCGTCATTGCTCAGAAAAAATCAGTGCTCGTTACCCGCTGGTCGAGTGTCTGAGCGCGACTCTCAGCTTTATCCTGGCCTATCAGCTTGGTTTTAGTTACTTCTCGCTGGCGCTACTGCTGTTCACTTTTACCCTGATTGCGGCCACCTTCATCGACCTTGATACCCTATTACTGCCCGACCAACTGACTTTGCCTCTCACTTGGGCCGGCATCACTCTCGCGCTGGTTAATATCAGTCCTGTTTCTCTGCAAGACTCGGTGATTGGCGCGATAGCAGGGTATTTATGTTTGTGGAGCGTTTACTGGCTGTTTAAATTGCTCACTGGGAAAGAAGGCATGGGCTATGGCGACTTTAAGTTGCTTGCCGCCTTGGGGGCTTGGCTTGGGTGGCAACATCTGCCTTTGATCATCTTGCTTTCTTCTATCGTCGGGCTGATTTTTGGCCTGATTCAGTTGCGATTGAAGCGTCAAGGCATCGATAAAGCATTCCCGTTCGGCCCCTATCTGGCTATTGCCGGGTGGATAAGCATGATGTGGGGCGATGCGATCATGTCGTGGTATTTGCATAATTGGTTAGGAATCTAA
- the coaE gene encoding dephospho-CoA kinase (Dephospho-CoA kinase (CoaE) performs the final step in coenzyme A biosynthesis.), giving the protein MALVIGLTGGIASGKTTVANLFQQQFGIDVVDADVVAREVVEPGSAGLNAIVKRFGNQILTPLGSLDRAQLREIIFSQPNEKQWINALLHPMIRQRMQQQLQQVQSPYALLVIPLMVENNLQSLANKVIVVDVEPEIQIARTMHRDGVDAKQVESILASQATREQRLAIADYVIKNSTENQKLLPQITELHQKFLEMSRENL; this is encoded by the coding sequence ATGGCACTCGTCATTGGACTGACTGGCGGGATCGCCAGTGGAAAAACAACCGTTGCTAATCTATTCCAACAGCAGTTCGGCATTGACGTTGTCGACGCCGATGTCGTTGCGCGAGAAGTCGTCGAACCGGGCAGTGCAGGACTCAACGCCATTGTTAAGCGTTTTGGGAATCAAATCTTAACCCCACTGGGCTCGCTCGATCGCGCTCAACTGCGTGAAATCATTTTCAGTCAGCCGAATGAAAAACAGTGGATCAACGCATTACTGCACCCAATGATTCGCCAACGCATGCAACAACAGCTGCAACAGGTTCAATCACCCTATGCGCTGCTTGTGATCCCTTTAATGGTAGAAAATAACCTGCAATCCTTAGCTAACAAAGTGATCGTGGTTGACGTAGAGCCAGAGATACAGATTGCACGTACAATGCATCGAGACGGCGTAGATGCCAAACAAGTAGAGTCGATTCTCGCCTCTCAAGCGACGCGAGAGCAAAGATTGGCCATCGCCGATTATGTGATTAAAAATAGTACAGAAAACCAAAAACTTTTGCCTCAAATCACAGAATTGCATCAAAAGTTTCTAGAAATGAGTAGGGAAAATCTGTGA
- the zapD gene encoding cell division protein ZapD, with the protein MTTHYFEHPLNEKTRIYLRVEALLNQLNIAAQFSDDMQHLLFYRSLFDLLEIFEQIQLKSELAKDIEKQRLTYRSWLNVDGVDQEMLQSILSEVDIVHSDLMAAERFGQSLKEDRFLSAIRQRFNLPGGSCCFDLPALHHWLHLPLDKKRGDAIKWQSSLKPLANALELWLKLTRETGHFRPIQAQAGFYQSDAEEANILRLEIPMQYGVYPMISGHKNRFAIKFIEFGSGQASVANVEFNLAVCC; encoded by the coding sequence ATGACCACGCATTACTTCGAACATCCCTTGAACGAGAAAACGCGAATTTACCTGCGAGTAGAAGCGCTACTCAATCAGCTAAATATTGCGGCTCAGTTCAGTGATGATATGCAGCACCTGCTCTTCTATCGTTCACTGTTTGATCTCCTTGAGATCTTTGAACAGATTCAACTTAAGAGTGAGCTCGCCAAAGATATCGAAAAGCAACGGCTCACCTACCGTTCATGGCTCAACGTTGATGGCGTCGACCAAGAGATGCTGCAAAGCATTTTGAGCGAAGTCGATATTGTCCATAGTGATTTAATGGCAGCAGAACGTTTCGGTCAGAGCCTAAAAGAAGACCGATTTTTAAGCGCCATTCGACAGCGTTTCAATTTACCTGGTGGCTCATGCTGCTTTGATCTGCCTGCACTCCATCACTGGCTGCATCTACCGCTCGACAAAAAGCGCGGCGATGCAATCAAGTGGCAAAGCTCACTCAAGCCATTGGCGAACGCACTGGAGTTGTGGCTCAAACTGACCCGAGAAACGGGCCACTTCCGCCCTATCCAGGCTCAAGCCGGCTTTTATCAAAGCGACGCTGAAGAAGCCAATATTCTGCGCCTCGAAATTCCAATGCAGTATGGGGTCTACCCGATGATTTCTGGTCACAAAAATCGGTTTGCGATTAAGTTTATTGAATTTGGTTCAGGCCAGGCCTCGGTCGCCAACGTTGAATTTAATCTAGCGGTTTGCTGTTAG
- the yacG gene encoding DNA gyrase inhibitor YacG: MSKITTVPCPQCGKEVVWGEQSPYRPFCSKPCQMIDFGEWADEENSIPGAPDMSDSDGWSEDQY, from the coding sequence ATGTCAAAAATTACCACTGTCCCTTGTCCACAATGTGGCAAAGAGGTTGTTTGGGGAGAGCAAAGCCCTTACCGCCCATTCTGTAGTAAACCTTGCCAAATGATCGATTTTGGCGAGTGGGCAGACGAAGAGAACAGCATCCCCGGCGCCCCCGATATGTCTGATTCTGATGGCTGGTCAGAAGACCAATATTGA
- the rplS gene encoding 50S ribosomal protein L19, whose amino-acid sequence MSNIIKALEEEQMKKDLPNFAPGDTVVVQVKVKEGDRERLQAFEGVVIGIRNRGLHSAFTVRKISNGEGVERTFQTHSPMVDSIEVKRRGAVRRAKLYYLRERSGKSARIKEKLAKK is encoded by the coding sequence ATGAGTAACATCATCAAAGCTCTTGAAGAAGAGCAAATGAAAAAAGACCTACCTAACTTTGCACCTGGTGACACAGTTGTTGTTCAAGTTAAGGTAAAAGAAGGTGACCGTGAGCGTCTACAGGCTTTTGAAGGCGTTGTAATCGGTATTCGTAACCGTGGTCTACACTCTGCATTCACTGTACGTAAGATTTCTAACGGTGAAGGCGTAGAGCGTACGTTCCAAACTCACTCTCCAATGGTTGATAGCATTGAAGTTAAACGCCGCGGTGCAGTACGTCGTGCCAAACTGTACTACCTACGTGAGCGTTCTGGTAAGTCAGCTCGTATCAAAGAGAAACTTGCTAAGAAGTAA
- the trmD gene encoding tRNA (guanosine(37)-N1)-methyltransferase TrmD: protein MWVGVISLFPEMFRSVTDFGVTGQAVKKGLLSIETWNPRDFTHDKHRTVDDRPYGGGPGMLMMVQPLRDAIHAAKKASPGKTKVIYLSPQGRKLDQQGVEELATNENLLLICGRYEGVDERIIQSEVDEEWSIGDFVMTGGEIPAMTLIDSVSRFVPGVLGDFASAEEDSFANGLLDCPHYTRPEVLDGKEVPAVLKSGNHKDIRRWRLKQSLGRTWLRRPELLENLALTDEQEQLLAEFIKETRVK from the coding sequence ATGTGGGTTGGCGTTATAAGCCTATTTCCTGAAATGTTCCGCAGCGTTACTGATTTTGGAGTAACAGGTCAAGCGGTTAAAAAAGGTCTCTTGTCGATTGAGACTTGGAATCCTCGCGATTTCACTCACGACAAGCATCGCACTGTCGATGATAGACCTTACGGTGGTGGTCCTGGCATGTTGATGATGGTGCAGCCTTTGCGCGATGCCATTCATGCGGCCAAGAAAGCCTCACCGGGTAAGACGAAAGTCATTTATCTCTCTCCTCAAGGTCGTAAACTCGACCAGCAGGGAGTCGAAGAACTGGCAACCAATGAGAATTTGCTTCTGATTTGTGGCCGTTACGAAGGGGTAGATGAGCGCATCATTCAATCTGAAGTTGACGAAGAATGGTCAATTGGCGATTTTGTGATGACGGGTGGTGAAATACCAGCCATGACGTTAATCGACTCTGTCTCTCGGTTTGTACCGGGTGTACTAGGGGACTTTGCGTCGGCGGAGGAAGATTCCTTTGCCAATGGCTTGCTAGATTGCCCCCACTATACGCGCCCTGAGGTGTTAGATGGAAAAGAAGTACCAGCGGTACTCAAGTCTGGCAACCACAAGGACATTCGTCGCTGGCGACTCAAGCAGTCGCTCGGCCGTACTTGGCTAAGAAGACCAGAACTCCTGGAAAACCTAGCTCTGACTGACGAACAGGAACAATTACTGGCCGAGTTCATTAAAGAGACTCGAGTTAAGTAA
- the rimM gene encoding ribosome maturation factor RimM (Essential for efficient processing of 16S rRNA) produces the protein MSMKGKETVSNEKIVVGKFGATYGIRGWLKVFSYTDNTESIFDYTPWFVKQGENWVEYKVESWKRHNKGLVVKLEGLDVREDAQLMTNFEISIDPAVLPELPSDEFYWRDLIGMQVVTDKGYDLGVVSDMLETGSNDVLVIKANLKDAFGQKERLIPFLEEQVIKHIDREAQRIEVDWDPGF, from the coding sequence ATGTCGATGAAAGGTAAAGAAACAGTGAGCAACGAAAAAATTGTTGTAGGTAAGTTTGGTGCTACTTACGGCATTCGTGGTTGGCTCAAGGTTTTTTCCTACACAGACAATACCGAAAGCATATTTGATTACACACCTTGGTTTGTTAAGCAAGGTGAAAACTGGGTCGAGTACAAAGTGGAAAGCTGGAAGCGCCATAACAAAGGTTTGGTGGTAAAGCTTGAAGGTCTTGATGTGCGTGAAGACGCGCAGTTAATGACTAACTTTGAAATCTCAATTGACCCTGCTGTATTACCAGAATTGCCATCAGACGAGTTCTATTGGCGTGATTTGATTGGAATGCAAGTGGTAACCGATAAAGGTTACGATCTAGGTGTCGTTTCTGACATGCTAGAAACGGGCTCCAACGATGTTCTCGTAATCAAAGCAAATCTAAAAGATGCTTTTGGGCAAAAGGAACGATTAATTCCGTTCCTTGAAGAGCAAGTGATCAAGCATATTGATCGCGAAGCTCAACGGATCGAAGTTGACTGGGATCCTGGATTCTAA
- the rpsP gene encoding 30S ribosomal protein S16 encodes MVTIRLARHGAKKRPFYQIVVADSRNAATGRFIEKVGFFNPTAKGQEEGLRLDLDRVNHWVGQGASLSDRVAKLVKDAQKAA; translated from the coding sequence ATGGTAACCATTCGTTTGGCACGTCACGGCGCTAAAAAGCGTCCATTTTATCAAATCGTAGTAGCGGACAGCCGCAATGCAGCAACTGGCCGTTTCATCGAGAAAGTGGGTTTCTTCAACCCAACTGCTAAAGGTCAAGAAGAAGGTCTACGTCTAGACCTAGATCGCGTTAACCACTGGGTTGGTCAAGGCGCATCTCTATCTGACCGCGTAGCTAAGCTAGTTAAAGACGCTCAAAAAGCGGCTTAA
- the ffh gene encoding signal recognition particle protein, whose product MFENLTDRLSKTLKNISGKGRLTEDNIKETLREVRMALLEADVALPVVRDFIKRIKESAVGVEVSKSLTPGQEFIKIVQTELEAVMGESNEALNLAAQPPAVVLMAGLQGAGKTTSVGKLSKLLKEREKKKVLVVSADVYRPAAIKQLETLALDVGVDFFPSSADQKPIDIATAAIDHAKKKFYDVLLVDTAGRLAVDEQMMAEIQELHTAINPVETLFVVDAMTGQDAANTAKAFGDALPLTGVILTKVDGDARGGAALSVRHITGKPVKFLGVGEKTDALEPFHPDRVASRILGMGDVLSLIEDLQRNVDQDKAEKLAKKFKEKKGFDLEDFREQLGQMQNMGGMMGMMDKLPGMSQLPDNVKDKVDDKMFKQMEAIINSMTMKERQRPELIKGSRKKRIAAGSGTQVQDVNRLLKQFTQMQKMMKKMQKGGMKGMMRNMQGMMGGMGGMGGGFNPFGR is encoded by the coding sequence ATGTTTGAGAATTTAACGGATCGCTTATCCAAAACGCTGAAGAACATCAGCGGTAAAGGTCGTTTGACCGAAGATAATATTAAAGAGACGTTGCGCGAAGTGCGCATGGCGCTGCTTGAGGCAGACGTCGCATTGCCAGTTGTTCGTGACTTTATTAAGCGCATTAAAGAGAGCGCAGTGGGTGTTGAGGTGTCTAAATCCCTCACTCCTGGGCAAGAGTTTATCAAGATCGTTCAAACTGAACTTGAAGCGGTCATGGGTGAATCGAATGAAGCGCTCAATCTAGCGGCTCAACCGCCAGCGGTTGTATTAATGGCAGGTTTGCAAGGTGCAGGTAAAACAACCTCGGTCGGTAAACTGTCCAAATTGCTAAAAGAGCGTGAGAAGAAAAAAGTCTTGGTTGTGTCTGCCGACGTTTACCGTCCGGCGGCGATTAAACAGCTAGAAACCCTCGCCTTGGACGTCGGCGTTGACTTCTTCCCATCTTCAGCAGACCAAAAGCCGATAGATATCGCGACCGCGGCTATCGATCATGCCAAGAAAAAGTTCTACGACGTGTTGCTAGTGGATACCGCAGGTCGACTTGCGGTTGATGAGCAGATGATGGCAGAGATCCAAGAGCTGCATACGGCTATCAACCCTGTGGAAACACTGTTTGTGGTTGACGCCATGACAGGTCAAGATGCAGCCAATACGGCCAAAGCATTTGGCGATGCACTGCCGTTAACGGGTGTTATCCTAACTAAGGTCGATGGTGATGCCCGTGGTGGTGCAGCGCTGTCGGTTCGTCATATTACCGGCAAGCCAGTTAAGTTCTTAGGTGTTGGTGAGAAAACCGATGCGTTAGAACCTTTCCACCCAGATCGTGTTGCCTCACGCATCTTGGGGATGGGTGACGTACTGTCGTTAATCGAAGATCTGCAACGTAACGTTGATCAAGATAAAGCTGAGAAACTAGCGAAGAAGTTCAAAGAGAAAAAAGGTTTTGACCTTGAAGACTTCCGCGAGCAACTCGGTCAGATGCAAAACATGGGCGGCATGATGGGGATGATGGATAAGCTCCCTGGTATGTCGCAGTTGCCTGACAACGTCAAAGATAAAGTCGACGATAAGATGTTCAAGCAGATGGAGGCCATCATCAACTCCATGACCATGAAAGAGCGTCAACGCCCAGAGCTTATTAAAGGTTCACGTAAGAAGCGTATTGCCGCAGGTTCAGGCACTCAAGTCCAAGACGTCAACCGCTTACTCAAGCAGTTCACGCAAATGCAAAAAATGATGAAGAAGATGCAGAAAGGCGGAATGAAAGGCATGATGCGCAACATGCAAGGCATGATGGGTGGCATGGGCGGAATGGGTGGCGGTTTTAACCCATTTGGCCGTTAA
- a CDS encoding cytochrome C assembly family protein → MDNLIAVVAAILYLLAIATIVPGLVHQTGIRVKTVLVSAALALAFHAWLLSDLILGSSGQNLSILNVASLISFIISLVMSAAMLKTRLWFLLPVVYSFAAINLVAAVILPSTFITHLEQDPKLLIHISFALFSYSTLTIGALYALQLAWLDHKLKAKKAMAINPNLPPLLMVERQLFNIILIGTLLLTGTLLTGFFFVQDMFAQGKAHKAILSFIAWIAYSVLLWGHFQKGWRGRKVTWFAVAGATLLTLAYFGSRFVREIILR, encoded by the coding sequence ATGGACAACCTCATCGCCGTTGTGGCGGCAATACTCTATCTATTAGCTATTGCGACTATTGTACCTGGACTGGTTCATCAAACCGGTATTCGGGTAAAAACTGTACTGGTGAGTGCAGCGCTTGCGCTCGCTTTTCATGCTTGGTTACTCAGCGATCTTATCTTAGGCAGTTCGGGGCAAAACCTCAGCATTCTCAATGTCGCCTCATTGATAAGCTTTATTATTTCATTGGTGATGAGCGCAGCGATGCTCAAGACGCGTTTGTGGTTCCTACTTCCCGTTGTCTATAGTTTCGCCGCAATTAACTTGGTTGCTGCGGTCATACTGCCCAGCACCTTTATTACCCATCTGGAACAAGATCCTAAGCTGCTGATCCATATTTCATTTGCTCTGTTCTCTTATTCCACGCTGACTATCGGTGCGCTCTATGCACTGCAACTGGCATGGCTGGACCACAAGCTGAAAGCCAAAAAGGCGATGGCCATCAACCCCAATTTGCCACCCCTTCTGATGGTTGAGCGCCAACTGTTCAACATCATACTCATCGGCACTTTACTGCTGACCGGTACTCTACTGACCGGATTTTTCTTCGTTCAAGATATGTTCGCTCAAGGTAAAGCACACAAGGCCATCCTCTCCTTCATCGCTTGGATAGCTTACTCAGTGTTGCTGTGGGGACATTTTCAAAAAGGCTGGCGTGGACGCAAAGTCACTTGGTTTGCTGTCGCCGGCGCCACCCTGCTGACCTTAGCCTATTTTGGCAGCCGCTTTGTGCGTGAAATCATTTTGCGCTGA